From one Musa acuminata AAA Group cultivar baxijiao chromosome BXJ2-6, Cavendish_Baxijiao_AAA, whole genome shotgun sequence genomic stretch:
- the LOC135614324 gene encoding probable mitochondrial adenine nucleotide transporter BTL1 — MDCEAESQKRKRDVLLLGLADAYGLDMAVPRELDAKKCAPAALELRFRFPDVTGAIKNSFRRRELCEFVSGALAGAVTKAVLAPLETIRTRMVVGVGSRHITGSFLEIIEEHGWQGLWAGNAVNMLRIIPTQAIELGTFECVKRTMISVQEKWKEHGSPKVPIGHINVDLSFLCISPVAVGGAAAGIISTIICHPLEVLKDRLTVNQEAYPSITLAFSKIYKNDGLGGLYAGLSPTLIGMLPYSTCYYFMYETMKNSYCQAKQKKSLNRAELLVIGALSGLTASTISFPLEVARKRLMVGSLQGKCPANMAAALSEIIREEGLMGLYRGWGASSLKVMPSSGITWMFYEAWKEILQVDLPHL, encoded by the exons ATGGATTGCGAGGCGGAATCGCAGAAGAGAAAGCGGGATGTGTTGTTGCTGGGATTGGCGGATGCGTACGGTTTGGACATGGCGGTGCCCAGGGAACTCGACGCCAAAAAGTGCGCCCCCGCGGCCCTCGAACTCCGTTTCCGGTTCCCCGATGTCACGGGAGCGATCAAG AACTCATTTAGGAGGAGAGAACTGTGTGAATTTGTCAGTGGAGCATTAGCTGGTGCCGTCACTAAAGCAGTTCTTGCTCCTCTAGAAACCATCAg GACAAGGATGGTTGTTGGAGTTGGATCCAGGCACATTACTGGCAGTTTTCTAGAGATCATTGAAGAGCATGGCTGGCAAGGACTTTGGGCAGGAAACGCTGTAAACATGCTCCGCATCATACCTACTCAGGCTATTGAGCTTGGTACATTTGAGTGTGTAAAACGAACTATGATATCTGTACAAGAGAAATGGAAGGAGCACGGAAGCCCAAAGGTGCCGATTGGCCATATCAATGTAGATTTATCCTTTCTATGCATCTCTCCAGTTGCTGTTGGTGGTGCTGCTGCTGGCATTATAAGCACAATCATCTGCCATCCTCTTGAAGTTCTCAAG GATCGTTTGACTGTGAACCAAGAAGCCTATCCCAGTATCACCCTTGCTTTCAGTAAGATATACAAGAATGATGGCCTTGGTGGTTTGTATGCTGGCTTATCACCAACATTAATTGGCATGCTTCCATACAGCACATGTTACTATTTCATGTATGAGACCATGAAGAATTCTTACTGCCAAGCGAAGCAGAAGAAATCTTTGAATCGAGCAGAGCTTCTGGTTATTGGGGCTCTTTCTG GTTTAACTGCAAGCACCATCAGCTTTCCCCTGGAAGTTGCAAGAAAGAGGTTGATGGTTGGATCACTCCAAGGGAAGTGTCCGGCCAACATGGCAGCGGCATTGTCGGAGATCATCCGTGAGGAGGGCCTGATGGGTCTCTATCGAGGATGGGGGGCGAGCAGTTTGAAAGTCATGCCTTCGTCAGGCATCACATGGATGTTCTATGAAGCATGGAAAGAAATTCTGCAAGTGGACTTACCGCACCTCTAA